A window from Candidatus Margulisiibacteriota bacterium encodes these proteins:
- the infA gene encoding translation initiation factor IF-1: MVKDKDVIELEGEITEALPSALFRVKLETGQLILAHVSGKIRKHFIRILPGDRVRVELSPYDLTRGRITYRMK, from the coding sequence ATGGTCAAAGACAAAGACGTAATTGAACTGGAAGGGGAGATCACCGAGGCTCTCCCCAGCGCCCTGTTCCGCGTCAAGCTGGAGACCGGGCAGCTGATCCTGGCGCACGTTTCGGGCAAGATCCGGAAACATTTTATCCGGATCCTGCCGGGAGACAGAGTGAGAGTGGAGCTGTCGCCCTACGACCTGACGCGCGGCCGGATCACCTATCGGATGAAATAA
- the rplR gene encoding 50S ribosomal protein L18 codes for MKKRKIIGTAERPRLSVKRSLKNITAQVIDDLDGRTVAAASTVEKGVVKYGGNVAAAKAIGKLIAERSIAKGFKKVVFDRGKSLYHGRVKALADAAREGGLEF; via the coding sequence ATGAAAAAACGGAAGATCATCGGGACCGCGGAACGGCCGCGTTTGTCGGTCAAGCGGAGCCTGAAAAACATCACCGCCCAGGTGATCGACGACCTGGACGGCCGGACAGTGGCCGCCGCGTCAACGGTCGAAAAAGGGGTCGTCAAGTACGGCGGCAACGTCGCCGCGGCCAAAGCGATCGGTAAGCTGATCGCCGAGCGCTCGATCGCCAAGGGTTTCAAAAAAGTGGTTTTCGACCGCGGCAAGTCCCTTTATCACGGCCGCGTTAAAGCGTTAGCTGATGCTGCCCGTGAAGGAGGGCTGGAATTCTAA
- a CDS encoding adenylate kinase, which translates to MILIFLGPPGSGKGTQAKKLAERKKLPHISLGDILREEVRLGSAIGQKCKAFMDAGKLVPDEVTIELTRQRIAQPDCQNGFIIDGFPRSMAQAEALAAMFAAQKLDLDRVIYFKVAEEEVVKRLLLRAQIEGRADDNAAAIRTRFEVYEKTTRPLIDYYRRQGKLKEIDAAQPIDLVFQQLL; encoded by the coding sequence GTGATCCTGATCTTCTTGGGCCCGCCCGGTTCCGGCAAGGGGACCCAGGCGAAAAAGCTGGCGGAGCGGAAAAAGCTGCCGCATATCTCGCTCGGCGATATCTTGCGGGAAGAGGTCAGGTTAGGTTCGGCGATCGGGCAAAAGTGCAAGGCGTTCATGGACGCGGGCAAGCTGGTGCCGGACGAAGTCACCATTGAGCTGACCCGGCAGCGGATCGCGCAGCCGGACTGCCAGAACGGCTTTATCATTGACGGTTTTCCCCGTTCAATGGCGCAGGCCGAGGCGCTGGCGGCGATGTTCGCCGCGCAAAAGCTCGACCTTGACCGGGTGATCTACTTCAAGGTCGCCGAAGAAGAAGTGGTCAAGCGGCTGCTGCTGCGCGCGCAGATCGAAGGCCGGGCGGACGATAACGCCGCCGCGATCCGCACGCGTTTCGAGGTCTATGAGAAAACGACCCGGCCGCTGATCGATTATTACCGGCGGCAGGGAAAGTTAAAAGAGATCGACGCGGCCCAACCGATCGATCTGGTCTTCCAGCAACTGCTGTAG
- the rpsK gene encoding 30S ribosomal protein S11, with amino-acid sequence MAEEQPKKVVKKREKRKVPSTGVAHIQATFNNTIISITDPTGALVSWSSAGNCGFKGTKKGTPFAASSAAEKAAAKALEMGVREISVLVKGPGSGRETAIRALQAAGLEISSIKDVTPIPHNGCRPPKRRRV; translated from the coding sequence ATGGCAGAAGAACAGCCTAAAAAAGTAGTAAAGAAGAGAGAAAAACGGAAGGTCCCGTCGACCGGGGTAGCGCACATCCAGGCGACCTTCAACAACACCATCATTTCGATCACCGACCCGACCGGCGCGCTGGTTTCCTGGTCGTCGGCCGGCAACTGCGGCTTCAAGGGGACGAAGAAAGGGACGCCGTTCGCGGCTTCCTCGGCGGCGGAAAAAGCGGCCGCCAAGGCGCTGGAAATGGGCGTGCGCGAGATCAGCGTCCTGGTCAAGGGGCCGGGCTCCGGCCGGGAGACGGCGATCCGCGCTTTGCAGGCGGCCGGCCTGGAGATCAGCTCGATCAAGGACGTGACGCCGATCCCGCATAACGGCTGCCGCCCGCCGAAGCGGAGGCGCGTCTAA
- the rpsE gene encoding 30S ribosomal protein S5: MARQYEREQSEFKEKVVQIRRVTKVVKGGKKMGFRAVVVIGDMKSRVGLGIGKAAEVSAAIRKGVDSAKKNMMDVPLYAGTVPHDVIGKFSASSVVLRPAPRGTGVIAGGSVRTILELCGFKNIVAKKIGSANAINVARATLDALSLLKRFEQVAAERGKEPKVHYVEA; the protein is encoded by the coding sequence ATGGCGAGACAATACGAAAGGGAACAATCGGAGTTCAAGGAAAAAGTGGTGCAGATCCGCCGGGTGACCAAAGTGGTCAAGGGCGGTAAGAAAATGGGTTTCCGGGCGGTGGTCGTGATCGGCGACATGAAGTCGCGGGTCGGCCTGGGGATCGGCAAGGCGGCCGAGGTTTCCGCGGCGATCCGCAAGGGGGTCGACTCGGCCAAGAAGAACATGATGGACGTCCCGCTGTACGCCGGGACCGTGCCGCATGACGTGATCGGGAAATTTTCCGCCAGCTCCGTCGTGCTCCGGCCGGCGCCGCGCGGCACCGGGGTTATCGCCGGCGGCTCGGTCCGCACCATTTTAGAGCTTTGCGGCTTCAAGAACATCGTCGCGAAAAAGATCGGTTCGGCCAACGCGATCAACGTGGCGCGGGCCACGCTGGACGCGCTCAGCTTGCTGAAGCGCTTCGAACAGGTCGCGGCCGAAAGAGGAAAGGAACCAAAGGTCCACTATGTTGAAGCTTAA
- the rplO gene encoding 50S ribosomal protein L15: MKLNTLKPASGSKHRRKRVGRGTSSGHGKTCCRGHKGQTSRSGGTKGRRFEGGQTPLYRRLPKRGFKNYPFRQEYQIFNLDQLDQVKSATGLIKVLGVGEVKKAVEVSAHKFSAAAKKKIEAAGGKAIILNA; this comes from the coding sequence TTGAAGCTTAACACTTTAAAGCCGGCTTCGGGCTCCAAGCACCGGCGGAAACGGGTCGGCCGCGGCACCAGCTCCGGGCACGGCAAGACTTGCTGCCGCGGGCACAAGGGCCAGACCAGCCGGTCGGGCGGGACCAAGGGGCGCCGTTTCGAGGGGGGGCAGACGCCGCTTTACCGCCGCTTGCCCAAACGCGGTTTTAAGAACTATCCGTTCCGCCAGGAATACCAGATCTTCAACCTCGACCAGCTGGACCAGGTCAAGAGCGCGACCGGGCTGATCAAGGTCTTGGGCGTGGGCGAGGTCAAGAAAGCGGTCGAAGTTTCCGCCCACAAGTTCAGCGCGGCGGCCAAGAAAAAGATTGAAGCGGCCGGAGGCAAAGCGATAATCCTCAATGCTTAA
- the rpsD gene encoding 30S ribosomal protein S4: protein MGRHTDASCKLCRREGAKLFLKGEKCYTEKCPYARRSYAPGQHGKLPIRASEYQIRLREKQKARRIYGLGERQFANYFDRAAKRKGATGEQLLQYLERRLDNVIYRLGFATSRQAARQLVRNGGVLVNGRKTNIPSCEVKVGDQLVIAPRMVKLAKDSLEKFPDRVLPAWIALSGEVEGKVLNLPKRDDIDTSIAENLIVEYYSR, encoded by the coding sequence ATGGGCAGACATACGGACGCCAGCTGCAAACTTTGCCGCCGGGAAGGGGCGAAGCTTTTCCTCAAGGGCGAAAAGTGCTACACCGAAAAATGCCCGTACGCCCGGCGCTCTTACGCTCCGGGACAGCACGGCAAACTGCCGATCCGCGCCTCCGAGTACCAGATCCGGCTGCGGGAAAAACAGAAAGCCCGGCGGATCTACGGCCTGGGCGAACGGCAATTTGCCAACTATTTTGACCGGGCGGCTAAGCGCAAAGGGGCGACCGGCGAACAGCTCCTCCAGTATTTGGAGCGGCGGCTGGACAACGTCATCTACCGGCTCGGTTTTGCCACTTCGCGGCAGGCGGCCCGGCAGCTGGTCCGTAACGGCGGCGTGCTGGTCAACGGCCGCAAGACCAACATCCCGTCCTGCGAAGTGAAGGTTGGCGACCAGCTGGTGATCGCGCCGCGCATGGTCAAGCTGGCGAAGGATTCGCTGGAAAAGTTCCCGGACCGGGTCCTGCCCGCCTGGATCGCCCTGTCGGGCGAAGTGGAAGGGAAGGTCCTGAACCTGCCTAAGCGCGACGACATCGACACGTCGATCGCCGAGAACTTGATCGTTGAGTACTATTCACGTTAA
- the rpsM gene encoding 30S ribosomal protein S13 produces MVRLVGVDLPPNKRIVVAMTYIYGIGDALSREILSKANIKPDHKVKDLGDAEMLAIRDIIKDYRLEGDLRKDVQLHIKRLIDIGSYRGTRHRKGLPVRGQRTRTNARTLRGKRKTVGLGKKKEEDKEKKE; encoded by the coding sequence ATGGTGCGATTAGTTGGCGTTGATCTGCCGCCGAACAAACGGATCGTGGTGGCAATGACCTATATTTACGGGATCGGGGACGCGCTCAGCCGGGAGATCCTCTCGAAAGCGAACATCAAACCGGACCACAAGGTCAAGGACCTGGGGGACGCGGAGATGCTGGCGATCCGCGACATTATCAAGGATTACCGGCTGGAAGGCGACCTGCGCAAGGACGTCCAGCTGCACATTAAACGCTTGATCGATATCGGCTCTTACCGCGGGACCCGCCACCGCAAAGGTTTGCCGGTGCGCGGCCAGCGGACCAGGACCAACGCCCGCACGCTGCGCGGCAAGCGCAAGACCGTCGGCCTCGGCAAGAAGAAAGAAGAAGACAAGGAGAAGAAGGAGTAA
- the secY gene encoding preprotein translocase subunit SecY encodes MLNIVSGFLNIADLRKKLLFSLGMIVLFRLGAHIPVAGIDTLKLEQLFGQGNILNFLDLFTGGALMRFSIFAMGIVPYINASIILQLLQVVIPQLEELAKEGEAGRKKIASYTRYLTVVLAAFQAFGMSFWLRGVMVEGYSFIFFLAGTVVALTAGSTLVMWFSELITDKGIGNGASLLIFVGIVSRIPAYVGQTVTLVKGGASLIGVIILLLSFLFMLVAIVIVQEGQRRINVQYAKRIVGRKMYGGQSTYIPLRINQGGVIPIIFASSVLLFPATIAQFIPNPLVQRVVGWLSPSGSLYMVFYFALIFFFTYFYTAITFNPNELAENIKKYGGFVTGIRPGKPTAQYLEYTITRLTLVGAVFLATIAVIPTIVEGLTHITSFQGLGSTSLLIVVGVALDLVRQIETHLVTRQYEGLLA; translated from the coding sequence ATGCTTAACATCGTCTCGGGCTTCCTGAATATCGCCGACCTCCGGAAAAAACTGCTTTTCTCGCTGGGCATGATCGTCCTTTTCCGGCTGGGAGCGCACATCCCGGTCGCCGGCATCGACACGCTGAAGCTGGAGCAACTGTTCGGCCAGGGGAATATCCTGAATTTCCTCGACCTGTTCACCGGCGGCGCGCTGATGCGGTTCTCGATCTTCGCCATGGGGATCGTCCCTTACATCAACGCCTCGATCATCCTCCAGCTTTTGCAAGTCGTAATCCCGCAGCTGGAAGAGCTGGCCAAGGAAGGGGAGGCCGGCCGCAAGAAGATCGCCAGTTATACCCGTTATCTGACGGTCGTGCTGGCCGCTTTTCAGGCTTTCGGCATGTCGTTCTGGCTGCGCGGCGTCATGGTCGAAGGGTATAGTTTCATTTTCTTCCTGGCGGGCACGGTCGTCGCCCTGACCGCCGGCTCCACGCTGGTCATGTGGTTCTCCGAGCTGATCACCGACAAGGGGATCGGCAACGGCGCTTCACTGCTGATCTTTGTCGGCATTGTCTCCCGGATCCCGGCTTACGTGGGCCAAACGGTCACCCTGGTCAAGGGGGGCGCCTCGCTGATCGGCGTGATCATCCTGCTCCTGTCGTTCCTGTTCATGCTGGTGGCGATCGTCATCGTGCAAGAGGGTCAGCGACGGATCAACGTGCAGTACGCGAAACGGATCGTCGGCCGCAAGATGTACGGCGGCCAATCGACCTATATCCCGCTCCGCATCAACCAGGGGGGCGTGATCCCGATCATCTTTGCTTCGTCCGTGCTCCTGTTCCCGGCGACCATTGCCCAGTTCATTCCCAATCCGCTGGTCCAGCGGGTGGTCGGCTGGCTGTCGCCGTCGGGCAGCCTGTACATGGTCTTTTATTTCGCCCTAATCTTTTTCTTTACGTACTTTTATACCGCCATTACGTTCAACCCGAACGAACTGGCGGAGAACATCAAGAAATACGGCGGTTTCGTGACCGGTATCCGGCCGGGCAAACCGACCGCCCAGTACCTGGAATACACGATCACCCGGCTGACCCTGGTCGGGGCGGTCTTTTTGGCGACGATCGCCGTGATCCCGACGATCGTTGAAGGCCTGACCCACATTACCTCGTTCCAGGGGTTAGGGTCGACCTCCCTGCTGATTGTTGTCGGCGTGGCGCTCGACCTGGTCCGCCAGATCGAGACCCACCTGGTCACCCGCCAGTACGAAGGATTGCTGGCGTGA
- the map gene encoding type I methionyl aminopeptidase, whose amino-acid sequence MGSIKIKAGDEIEKMRVAGRITAAVLAELAGAAQAGISTAELDAFGEKMIRARGAEPVFLGYRGYKHATCISINHEVVHGIPGDRRLAEGDLVSLDVGVKKDGYCGDSALTVPVGKAGGKAEKLLRTAKQALAAGIKQARAGKRLGDIGAAVQQTAEKHGFSVVRDLYGHGIGRELHEDPLVPNFGRPGEGPELRPGMVLAIEPMLNVGGWRIRTLGDGWTVVTEDGSLSCHFEHTVLITDGEPEILTWSKTKT is encoded by the coding sequence ATGGGCAGCATAAAGATAAAAGCGGGCGACGAGATCGAAAAGATGAGGGTCGCCGGGCGGATCACCGCGGCCGTGCTGGCGGAACTGGCCGGAGCGGCGCAGGCCGGGATCAGCACCGCCGAGCTTGACGCTTTCGGCGAAAAGATGATCAGGGCCCGCGGCGCGGAACCGGTCTTTCTCGGTTACCGCGGTTACAAGCACGCGACCTGTATCTCGATCAACCACGAGGTGGTCCACGGGATACCGGGGGACCGGCGGCTGGCTGAAGGCGATCTGGTCAGCCTGGACGTCGGGGTCAAGAAGGACGGCTATTGCGGCGATTCCGCGCTGACCGTGCCGGTCGGCAAAGCCGGAGGGAAGGCGGAAAAATTGCTGCGCACGGCTAAGCAGGCGTTAGCCGCGGGCATCAAGCAGGCGCGGGCCGGAAAACGTTTAGGGGACATCGGCGCCGCCGTGCAGCAGACAGCGGAGAAACACGGGTTCTCGGTCGTGCGCGACCTGTACGGTCACGGGATCGGCCGCGAACTGCACGAAGATCCGCTGGTCCCGAATTTCGGCCGGCCGGGAGAAGGCCCGGAGCTTAGACCGGGGATGGTCCTGGCGATCGAACCGATGCTCAACGTGGGCGGTTGGCGGATCAGGACGCTGGGCGACGGTTGGACGGTGGTGACGGAGGACGGCTCGTTGTCCTGTCACTTTGAGCACACGGTTCTGATCACGGACGGCGAACCGGAAATATTAACATGGTCAAAGACAAAGACGTAA
- the rpmJ gene encoding 50S ribosomal protein L36 has translation MKVRSSVKKICDKCKVVRRRGRVYILCENPKHKQRQG, from the coding sequence ATGAAAGTAAGATCGTCGGTAAAAAAGATCTGCGATAAATGCAAGGTAGTGCGCCGGCGCGGCCGGGTCTACATCCTGTGCGAGAATCCAAAGCACAAACAAAGGCAGGGATAA